In the genome of Primulina eburnea isolate SZY01 chromosome 13, ASM2296580v1, whole genome shotgun sequence, the window GTAAATCACTTGACAAAAATGAAGAATACAAATTCTAGCAATAGtagcataattaaatcatttatGAAATACACAAACTATGTTTTGCTTAAGTTGAAATAGAAATCAACAAATTAAGTAGATAGAACATGGAAATAATAAATTTGTAAATCCATGTTAAAGTCAAGTTTATTACTGTAACTCAAAGAATTTTAAAAACCAGAGGCATTGGCTATTTATGGACACTATTGGTCGGATTCTTTCCTCCATCATCCGTGTTCTCCATGTATGAATCTTCAGATttaaatacatatgcaggaaagATTCAAATATGTCAGATCAGTAAAGATGCAAATGTATCAGATAAAAGTTCAGATTTTGAGATCGGAACTCTCCTAGATCTTGAAATATTTTAGTTTAAAATCTACCaaccaaaatgtaaatttgtcTGTGACTATTATAATAAAACAATGTCTAAGAAGCCTTAATATAATGATTTAGTGactctgttgagaatatgtgagatcccaatttaaatttatatagaGTACCCAATTTAAATTTATCTCTTTGGAATCCGAATCATAGGGATCccaatttaaatttatatagtaaataaaaaacataaaataaaatatcttttTTAGTTCGTTTTATTTGATTGCAAGACCAAAACAACATAAAgaaaagattttatttttccaaaaaataaaaacaatttaaaatattaaatgcatgaatgagataataaaagtaaaaaatgTAGATTTTCTTAACTGGTGTTGCAATGTAGTTAACTGGTGTTGTAATGTAGGAGAACAATTCAATAAACGTAGATGGATTGAGATAATTGAGAGATGATTGAAATTGAACACCTGAtatcttaaaaaaattaatgaataaaatattgatcaTAATCCCTCACTTTCACTATGTGAGTCAAATGTTCTAAAATTTCTCTAACATGCTCACTTTGTATTCAATAAAAATCTAACTAAAACAGATATTGCACATGATGCATTTagaaaatctcatccttcaATCCAACTAATTCTCTTTgcaacataaaaaaattatcaagATGTGCTTACCATTTTCATTGTTAAATAACAAAGGTAAAGTATGTAATGAAGAACAACTTTTAAATGGTTTCGTTAAGCTCTTTATCTATTTTATATGGTTTCATTAACGAACGTTTTTTTAAGAGTATTGATTCGTTGGATTAAGCCCTGCAAAAGTAGGATCCCATTAAATTGAATCCACTTCCATTGATCCCTCAAATTTATATGAacacaaaatcaaattttttttcccaaGAATCAGTTTGTGTTTTTATATTCTGCCATTTTTTAATAAACTTGGCCGGAATTTCGAATAATTCCTATCTAAATTAAAAACAGAACAAAATCAAACATGTATAACCGATTTACCTGGTTTGTTGGCTTGCTGGATGATCAATTCGGTCGATGGTGAGTCCGATTGCGCTATAATACTTCGCTTTCTGTTCTCTCACTAAAGGACTTGGGATCAAGATTTTATAGAATTGAGGTGGGCGGATTAGGGGTTACGGGCTAAAAAAGGTTTCGGCTCTTATTTCTATCATGGACTTAAGCTTgacataaaaattcaaaattcaatcaTTGACACTTAAAATCTATAAAATCTAACTCGACACAATATAAACTGAATCAAAAAGTATAatttgatgacattctactaaaATTGACAAATTCACTACCAATAATTCAAGCAGACTACTTTTGcacattttatcaaacatttaCGGGCAATGACTAATGGAGCAAATAAAATTTGATGATTAAACTAAAATTACATCaaacttcaaaatatatttacaaTACAAATAAGAACTTatgtggaaaaaaaaaaagcaatgtCTTATTCATCGAGCATAAAATTGGATTTcaaaaaaagaaaacaataaaatgaATGTAAAACCAAACTCAATTACCGAACAGAGTGTCACCTTTAGTGATAAAGTCTAAGAAAACACAAATTATCCTTTTGAGGAACCATCTGCATTAAAACTAATAAGTAAAAATGAAACGTCTGCTcattttacaattttattaaacatttttaaaatgcaatagccgaaaccATGCCTACGTAAATCCATAAAATTTGAAACATGGATTTTGTAAAAATCATCCACTGCTGAATACAATAACTTCagttaaaattatgaaaagagCAACCAACCTAAATAATTActgtttttaaaatataaaaagtcCAGCATGTGAAAAATCTGTCAAACCCTCAACAAAACAAAATCATCAACCATTTacaaaaatttttaaacttgttcccgtaaaatcatatttttgcgGAAGAAtacaaggtcctcgggttaacgTGCGCCACCAGCTCCGCCCGTTCAGTCATCATCaccccaccaatgggggccgaacataatcacaattctcgtcccatttcaaatcaATTTGTAACAGTGCAACAAAGACTTCAGAAGTTAcagacagaacttttcagatATTCAAATCTCAGAGTTTCCATACTGACACAGCGGAATCAAGAAATACGAAGCACAAAGGaaaacacataatcgatcgaaattttaaataaatcagACTGATATTTTCGGAAAAAAGGACACACCAACATGCATGTCACGTTATTTATATCAAGGTTTAAAAATACAATCGATGTACatagcaaaagcccacttacagtatttTGAGGTTAGAACCGAAATTTGTAGACTTTGGCATGAAGTTTCCTCTCGGAATTTGGGCGGCACTTTGACGTAGAACTTTAGCTCTTTACTGATCACACGAACCGTTCGAACGATGCTTCCTCCTTGCTTGAATCGGCCGAGGCTTTTGTGAAGAGGGGAGAGCGCCGAAATTTTTGAGAGGTTGAGGGGAAATTGTGAAGTGCATCTCCTAGCCTTGCAtgtcatatttatagatgaGTCTTGCCCTTTTGTCTCCCCCTTGGCCGAATTCTTGGGTCTCAAGAATGGAATAACGGTGCTCATAATGTAGGTAAAAAGTTTCATGCATGAAAATCCAAAATCCGATGCATTCATCAAGTTCTAGATTAGTCATGAATGTGACTCAAAATCTCATGCACTCTTTAAATGTCATCTTGATCTTCTAAAAGGTCATTTCCTGCATCATTCTCCTTCATGGGTTAACTCAAAGGTCATCTCTTGCATAATAAGTTTGTCCAAACTCTTAGCTCAACTTTTTGGTCctgttaggacaagcttggttgagctgCTTTGAGCTACGAGATcgagtccttgagctggggttttactcctccgGTGACAATACTTCGATGGATGTGGTTACTTGCAGCTAAGCTTCCGGTAGAGCTCATTCCCGAGCTTTGAAGTTACTTACACGAGTCAAGTTAGCAGAAAATCTAAGTTAATATCCAAGTTATCTAGTTATAACGAAAATTGTTGAGTTTATTTTAAGTAAATTTTCAAGTTCATACTACTTACTTGATTTCCTTAAGAACGAAATAAtctcgggttctcacatccctccctccttattgaaaatttcgtcctcgaaacttgcgtTAGCTTGATCTTTCGAATAGATGAGGGTACTGAGATCGCATTTTCTCTTCTAGTTCCCAAGTTGCCTCCCTTTCAGTGTGATTTGACCACTGTACCTTGACATAAGGTATGGTCCGGTGTCTCAACACTTGGTCTTTTGTATCCACTATTCGAATAGGGACTTCTTCATATTTGAGTTCCTCATTCAGATTACCTTCGATCATCAGTGGTGTGACTTCAAGTACATGGCTCGGGTCCGGGACATATTTCCGTAATTGTGAGATGTGGAAAACATTATGTACTCTAGACGTTTCCGGAGGTAAAGCCAGTCGATAAGCTAAAGTTCCCACCTTCTCAAATATCTCAAATGGTCCTACATATCTTGGATTTAACTTTCCGGATTTACTGAACCGTACCACTCCTTTCATTGGTGAGACCTTGACATAATCCTTTTCTCCGATTTCCAGTTCTAACGGTCTTCTCTTCAAATCGGCTCAACTCTTTTGTCTATCTTGGGCGGTCTTGAGCCTTTCATTGATTATGGCTACTTTATCCACAGTTAGTTGAACAAGCTCTGGTCCAGTAACGGCTTTTtctccgacttcatcccagtacAAAGGCAATCTACACTTTCGgccatacaatgcctcgtacGGAGCCATCTGAATGCTACTATGGTAGCTGTTATTGTAGGCAAACTCGATTAACGGTAGCTGCTCACTCCAATTCCCATGAAAATCTAATGCACATGCCCTCAACATGTCCTCGAGGGTTTGAattgtcctctcagtttggCCGTCAGTTTGTGGGTGATAGGCCGTGCTAAGAGTCACTTTAGTTCCCATGGCTTTTTGAAAACTCTTCCAGAATCGGGATACGaatcttggatctctatcagataatATACTCGCCGGTACTCCATGTAGTCTTACTATATTATCCATACATAAGGTAGCCGGCTTATCTAAATTGAAATTCATCCGCACTGGTAAGAAATGTGCCGACTTGGTTAATCTATCAATGATCACCCAGATTCCGTCGTGACCCTGCCTTGATCTTGGTAACCCGACTACAAAATCAATAGATATgttatcccacttccactcgggtatTTCCAATGGTTGCAGAAGTCCTCCAGGccgctgatgctctgccttgacttgttgacagGTTAGACATTTTGCAACGAAGATAGctacgtctttcttcattccattccaccAGTAGTTATTCTTCAGATCCCTGTACATTTTGGTGATTCCCGGGTGTACTGAAAATCTTGATTTATGTGCCTCAGCCATTATCTCTTCTCGAATTCCATCGATATTTGGCACATAtaatcgtcctttcatccagaGGACACCCTTTTCatcaatttgaaattctggTATCTTTCCTTCCTGCATTTGTTCCTTTATCTTGAAGATACTGGTGTCTTGACTTTGTTTTAGTTTGATGGTTTCTTGGAGACCTGGCTGCACTGATAGTGACGATAAGCTCACCTTTCCAGGGTTCCTCCGGCTTAATGCATCTGCCACCTTATTTGCTTTGCCTGGATGGTAGTTGATTACcaaatcgtaatctttgagacgttccatccaccttctttgcctcatgtttaattcCTTCTGAGTGAAAATGTACTTGAGGCTTTGatgatcagtaaaaacttcGCATCTTACTCCGTGAAGgtagtgcctccaaattttAAGCGCAAAAACTACTGCGGCTAGCTCCAAGTCATGAGTGGGGTAATTCTGTTCATATGGTTTTAGCTGtcgtgaggcataagcgattacCTGACCCTCTTGCATAAGTACACACCCTAATCCTTCCTTTGAAGCATCGCTGTAAACAGTGAAATTCTTACCATCCTCGGGAAGAACTAGTACTGGTGTGGATGCGAGTTTTGACTTCAGAGTTTCAAAACTCTTTCACAAGCTTCACTCCaaatgaattttgaatttttctgaGTAAGTTTGGTGAGCGGAATGGCTATCGAAGAAAATCATTCCACAAATTTTCTGTAGTAGCccgctaaacccagaaaactccttATTTCAGTCACTGTCTTTGGTTGTGGCCAGTCTTTAATTGCTTCCACCTTCTTAGGGTCTACTGACACCCCTAATTCAGAGATTATATGGCCTAGGAACGCCACACTttttaaccaaaattcacacttcttgaatttggcaTAAAGTTCCTTCTTACGCATTGTTTGTAGAGTGAATCGCTGATGTTCTTTGTGTTCTTCCTCACTTGGCgagtataccaaaatatcatctataaaaacGACCACGAACTTGTCGAGATATGGTttaaatacccgattcatcaggtccatgaacgctgcaggagcatttgttaggcCAAAAGGCATTACTgtgaattcgtaatgtccatatcttgtcttaaaagcagttttaggaATGTCCTCGGCTTTGACCTTCAACTGGTGATATCCTGATCTTAAATCAAGCTTTGAGAAAACTTTGGCTCTTTTTAGCTGatcgaaaagatcatctattctcgggagtgggtacttattctttatggtGATCTTGTTTAGctcccggtagtcgatacatagtctcatgcttccatcctttttctttacaaaaagcaCTGGGGCTCCCCACGGAGATGCACTAGGACGAATCTGCTTCTTGTCCAGCAATTCTTGGAGTTGCTCCTTTAACTCCTTCAATtcagctggagccattcggtatggtgcctttgatattggtgcagcaccagggactaaattgatttcaaattctactTCTCAATCGGGTATCTCACCCGGTAGTTCCTCGGGGAATACATCtggaaattcttgaacaattggAATTTCTTCCAACTTTGGAACTTCTTCTCCTTTGACTTCATTAAGTACAGCTAGGTAAATTTCTTCTCCCCCTTTTATAGCCTTCCAGGCTTGTGAGGCTGACAGTAGggattttctttctttggatttCCCGTGAAATAAGACTTTCTCTTTAGTAGGAGTCTGAAGTTTAATTTCTTTCTTTTGACAGTCTACAATAGCATGGTTTTTAgctaaccagtccattccaagGATAATGTCAAACTCAACCATATTGAGTTGTATCAACTCTACTTCAAAAGTTTGTTCATTGATACAAATTTCACAGTTTTGATATACTTTCTGGGTTTCAATTGTTTTGCTGGCAAATGTTGCTACTCTTAATGGTTCACTAAGAATATCATGCTCAAGTTTAAGTTTCTTAGCAAATCTTCTAGACACAAACGAATgtgtagcaccacaatcaaacaagGTATAAGCAGGCATTTTATTGAGTAAAACAGTACATACCACTACTTTGTTGCTGTTATCGGCTTCCTCCTGGGTTATTGCATAAACCCGAGCATTAGTCTTGTTTTCTTGTTGTTTGTCGGGCCCTGTCCCTTTGTCCTTGATGTCTGGACAATCTCTAATTCTATGGCCCACTTTTCCGCATTTAAAACAAGCGCCGGTCTTTCGATAACATTCTCCCACATGCTTCTGTCGACATGTCTCGCATCACTTTCCTTCGGTGCTTCTCGTATTGTTAAAACTCCCTTTGAATGATCCACCTGAATAATTTAGTTTCTTAAACTTGGGACCATTCTGCATGGATTGACTATTCGACGGCCTTTTGTTCCTGTTTTCTTCCTCGCGCCTCTTGATATCAGTTTCTGCGCTCATAGCAGCGCCCATTAAATCAGCAAAACTGATAGGTTTGAATACTGCTAGTGCTGACTGAATTCGACTGTTGAGTCCCTTTTTGAAACGATGCATTTTCAATGTTTCATCTGACATAATCGTTGGGACATATGTTCCCAGATCATTAAATCTTGACGTGTATTCCATTACCGTCATGTCCGGTGTCTGtctgaaattttcaaattcattcagcttttgtaggCGAAACTCGGCCGGATAGTATTGCCTCAGAAATTCTCTCTTAAAGATCTGCCATGTGATTTCCTCTACTTCTGCCAAAGATGGCGACACGGTTTCCCACCATTTCCTAGCTCGATCTTCTAAAAACGGCGTTACAACTTCTACCCTCAATTCTTCAGGTACCTCCAGTAAGTGTATTTGTGATTCGACGTTTTTGAGCCAGTTATGACTGACTTCCGGGTCTGGGTTTCCATCGAAGGTCGGAACACGGTTCCTCCTGAGAGATTCGTAATGGTACTTAATTCCTCGAGGTTGTGGTTCTGGTGGTGGCTGAATGGCATTGGCCAGGGGATTCACGATTCCTTGCAATGTAGCGGCTACGATAGTTTCTATCGCCATCATATCCTCTTGGCTGAGGTTCACTctgggtggtggtggtggattcTCGTTTTGGTTGTCGCCACGAGGATTACGGTTGTGACGGGGAGGTTTGCCTGCCATATCCTATaaacatgtattttattaatttgtttgccaCCATATTTAATCAAAAGAAATACTTTCATTAAGTTGCAAAAAGTTTTCATACAACCAATCTTGTCAAATAATTGATTAAATACTTCTAGATACAATCGAAGCCTGCTCTAGAGCTCTCTCTCTCTACTCATCTATCACTTCCCCATCACCTAGTGCTTCGTTAACTTCTTCCTCCGCTGGGTTGGCTTCCATTTGCTCCATTAGTTCCTCCATATTGATCATTTCATTTTGCAGATGCTCAACGAAATTTTGCAGTTGTGTATTTTGATGATCAAGGTGGTTAACTTGTTCCTGCAACTCCTGTATTGTTGATTGGCTTACTTTCTCATCGATTTCTTGCTCTTCAATCCGCCCTTGAAGTCGACGTTGGGTTTTAAGAAGATTATCTTTCTGAATTTGAAGCGTAAAAACCCTATCTTGTGCGTTCTTCAACTCTTGCTTGGTGATTTCGTGCTGATGCTCCGACTCCAGATGATAAGCGGCGTATCATCTAACGTCTTCACGTAGTTTCTTCTCTTCGACTCTGGCCTCTCGAAGATCCTCTCCCATGCACACGTTATTCCCATATAATTGGTAGTTATCTCTTTCAAGTTTCTCATTCTTTTCTTTCAGTATTTTAATTTCTGACTCCTTTTCCTGAAGTTGTTTTTGAAGTTCATTTATAACACTTTGGAGATCCATACTGGTTTCCTATAAAGATACGAAAATTTTTATAGGTAAGATACTCGTCAAATCGTTAATGTGCCATAACAGAAAGTAAGTAGaaagtttcaaaataatttgattCACATAATAGTTTCTTAGCCACAAAGTTGCTACagtttaatatattataataatgctAATCTAATCAAACATCTCTCCATCATCGCTGTCACTGGCACTGCCGTCTCCATCTACCTCCATCGGtgctacttcttcttcctccatGTTCTCTATCACTGAATGTAGGTAGTTATTTTGGTCTTGAAGCTTGTCCATAGCTCTGTGGACCTTCGAAATGTACCGATCCTGCCTGGCGATGAACTCCTCATGGCGCTGACGGGCCTGAGCAGCGCGATCCTTCTCTGTCTCTATCCTCTCAAGTAAATCCTTGTTGATTGAGACCAAACGCGCAAAGCGAATCGAATTCGTCGGTATCTGTAGCATTTGACTTTCAGCCACATCCAAATGATTAGTGAGTCGTTGTACGTCCGACTCTAGCAGGTGTCTAATCTCATTAAGCTCTTGCCTTTCCAATTTCTCCTTGGCTAGTTGCGCCTTTAAAGTTGCTATTTCCCTAGCGTGGTTATCGATGGTAAGCTGACGCATACGGATAGCAGCATGTGCGCGAGTACGAGGGGCAGCCATTTCCTAGGATAAAAATGGAAGGTAAAACATCGGAATCGTATAAAGAAACAAAGCGGTCGTGGAAAATTTTCGATACTAAGGGATTTCAGAACGATTGAAGGAATACATTTTTGAAGTCTATTCGAAATTTAGGAAACGGATGAAAGTTAGACTTCAGATGAAAGTTGAACTCGAATTGGGATAcactaggcttttgccaaaaCTTGACTTCGCCAAATTTTGTCTGTCAAAATCCCagcgggattatgaacctggcggctctgataccacttaaatgtcacgccccgagtccgaagcatcggtgacatctggcattgtttaacaattacttgaaaacaattaagcctcATATCTAAATGCCAAAAActagtctttttcataaaatattgtcTTACAACGATAATGCAAAATGAAGATTACATCTGAGTTTTCGAAATGAAGGAAAGATAGACATTTTCTGAATTCTTGATCTCAGCAGTcgatcaccatccccagaatgcCTCTTGCTCCTCCTCATTTACTTGTTCCTcagttttatctgaaatttgtaaggggtgagtgttttgggaaaacactcagcaagtgggggtcgatcgattccaaagatacatatagaacttaattctttaaaacatttctttaagattctttcaaaactaatattcttaacttggcacaacggaaacgaatcgaataagagacagaacttatcaaatgattcagaacaaaacagaagcaatacagatcatttcaattcggaacagaacatatcagaacagacagaacactgttactcatctcctttccatggtcaaattgtccccaatatgttagtcctctaagaggtgaggccagaacatggttatatacccaccaatgggggccgaacagaacatggttttatacccaccaatgggggccgaacATAATCACAATTCTCGTCCATTTCAAATCAATTTGTAACAGTGTAACAAAGACTTCAGAAGTTAcagacagaacttttcagatATTCAAATCTCAGAGTTTCCATACTGACACAGCGGAATCAAGAAATTCGAAGCACAAAGGaaaacacataatcgatcgaaattttaaataaatcagactgatattttcgaaaaaaagGACACACCAACATGCATGTCACGTTATTTATATCAAGGTTTAAAAATACAATCGATGTACatagcaaaagcccacttacagtatttTGAGGTTAGAACCGAAATTTGTAGACTTTGGCACGAAGTTTCCTCTCGGAATTTGGGCGGCACTTTGACGTAGAACTTTAGCTCTTGACTGATCACACGAACCGTTCGAACGATGCTTCCTCCTTGCTTGAATCGGCCGAGGCTTTTGTGAAGAGGGGAGAGCCGAAATTTTTGAGAGGTTGAGGGGAAATTGTGAAGTGCATCTCATAGCCTTGCAtgtcatatttatagatga includes:
- the LOC140810324 gene encoding uncharacterized protein is translated as MPAYTLFDCGATHSFVSRRFAKKLKLEHDILSEPLRVATFASKTIETQKVYQNCEICINEQTFEVELIQLNMVEFDIILGMDWLAKNHAIVDCQKKEIKLQTPTKEKVLFHGKSKERKSLLSASQAWKAIKGGEEIYLAVLNEVKGEEVPKLEEIPIVQEFPDVFPEELPGEIPD